The segment CAAAAATGCCAGAACTACATGTTAATTTAGATGGTCCATATGTTGAGAGTTTACCAGCATCGCCTTGATGAACATCATTTAACATGGTTTCTCCTTCACTAACTGTTTTAGTAGCCCATTTTTGCTTGATTTCTTTTGCACGTCTTACAATGTCATCTTTCTTTGCTGCTCGTACATCATCAATTGCTTCTAATTTGAAGGTGCAATCAAAAGGTCCTACTTTATCAATACTTTCGATTCCTGCAGCAATTAATGCGCAGGTGTCAATATCAGTACTCATTGGAATTAAAGCATCACCTGCAGTAGTGTTTGCAGTAGATTTACTATTAACTTCAATACGTCCTACTTTTGAAACTCGTTGCAGCTCATTCAGATTCATCTCTGGGCCTAACAGTCCTTCTGTTTGGCCAAAGATAGCTCCGATTATATCTGCTCTTTCAACGAGCCCATCAACTTCATAGGAAAGTTTAACGTGATATTTGACAATTCCTGATTTACCGGACATAAGTTCATCTCCTTTATTATCATGATTTGGGTGTCTACCTTCGATATATGAGGGTATCGCAAAATAGGTTACAGCACATGAAAAATTCAAAAAATAAATGAGCTTAGCAAATGCTATGCAAATCTAAAAATGAAAAATAATGATAGTTGTTTATTCAGTACTAAATGAGTGACCACATGAACAGGATTTTGTAACGTTTGGATTATTGATTTTAAATCCAGATCCCATTAGACTTTCAATATAGTCTACGTTTGCACCTTGTAGATGGTCAACACTGTAACTGTCAACTAGGAGTTTTACTCCATTTTCTTCCATGACTATGTCATCTTCTTCTGGTGCCTTTTCAAAGCCCATCCCATAAGATAGACCAGAACAACCGCCACCTTGGACATATACTCGAAGATATTCAGGTGATTCTGCTTCTTCTTTCATGAATTCTTTGATCTTTTCAGCTGCTTTTGTGCTGACTGTGATCATCTTTTGTGTTTGCTCAGTTGCCATTATAAACAAAAATGCCGCT is part of the Nitrosopumilus sp. b3 genome and harbors:
- the erpA gene encoding iron-sulfur cluster insertion protein ErpA, with translation MATEQTQKMITVSTKAAEKIKEFMKEEAESPEYLRVYVQGGGCSGLSYGMGFEKAPEEDDIVMEENGVKLLVDSYSVDHLQGANVDYIESLMGSGFKINNPNVTKSCSCGHSFSTE